A genomic region of Colletotrichum destructivum chromosome 5, complete sequence contains the following coding sequences:
- a CDS encoding Putative ubiquitin-conjugating enzyme E2, ubiquitin-conjugating enzyme/RWD → MALPKRIVKETERLMAEPVPGISAVPHEDNLRYFDVEIHGPTQSPYEGGVFKLELFLPDDYPMTPPKIRFLTKIFHPNVDKLGRICLDVLKNNWSPALQIRTILLSIQALLGAPNPDDPLAADVAKSWKEDEQAAIATAKEWTVKFAVPK, encoded by the exons ATGGCCCTGCCCAAGCGTATCGTCAAGGAGACAGAGCGTCTCATGGCTGAGCC TGTCCCTGGTATCAGCGCTGTCCCCCACGAGGACAACCTCCGCTACTTCGATGTCGAGATTCATGGCCCTACGCAGTCGCCGTACGAGG GCGGTGTCTTTAAGCTTGAGCTCTTCCTTCCCGACGACTATCCCATGACTCCCCCCAAGATCCGCTTCCTGACAAAGATCTTCCACCCCAACGTCGACAAGCTGGGCCGTATCTGCCTCGATGTCCTCAAGA ACAACTGGTCCCCCGCGCTCCAAATCCGAACCATTCTCCTCTCTATTCAGGCCCTCCTGGGTGCCCCCAACCCCGACGACCCGCTTGCTGCCGACGTAGCCAAGAGCTGGAAGGAGGACGAACAGGCAGCGATTGCCACGGCCAAGGAGTGGACCGTCAAATTCGCCGTACCCAAGTAG
- a CDS encoding Putative fungal domain of STAND protein, which yields MEAVGAAASIVALVEISAKLGRQCVDYIKKVRGSKDEIRRLATENDALAQILKQIQDLLSDDIKSASVRHQLDSSQKLHKNLTSCGKMLQDLTAKLDQEPNASRWKRYVGALKWPLSSTEVSEAISALHRWREMFQTALSIDQVNIARRIEDALDVANLPFAKGAAFDDYDNELEPRCHPETRMDLLRQVASWADTPEGKCVFWLCGPAGAGKSTISQTVAHTFAERNQLGASFFFNKTRDGRNTANLFVTTIARQLARRVPKLKDLILAAIQKDPDLPGKALRTQFSSLVLEPLKTFEPEGLLVPTLVLVVDALDECEAENLTGADTRCERSRMIINLLASMASVKGFNMRVFLTSRPEVPIRLGFRDEIPRDSHQSLALHNIPESIIKHDIGVFLESHLEQIRSSYQIPQEWPGEDAVMRLVELSTPLFIYAATICKFINDPSRRFSPRAQLEEFMERSQGATDIETTYKPVLEQILRGLNDARQESELVQFRRIVGSIILLADPLPLRYLSQLLQTDSDKVVCHLNNLHSVLNVPEDNDSDSPISLFHLSFREYLLANPGGKNRFWIEEQSKHGELLDCCLEVMSNKPGKEFCLKNDICQLNEPGVYREDVPSDHIKRHIPRHLEYSCIYWVHHLHRSHKTDRTKDKVYDFLSQHFVHWVEAMSWLGKIEQVVEEVMALQDLYSLNTDAASFLRDAWRFLVEHKYIIDLTPCQVYSSALLYSPQNSVIRKTFWPEIPEWILKAPGAALDWNATSRPIKRYRQDIGSVAFSPDGGIVAAATGKEIDVLRTVSGTVLETLSEFDSSPLCVVFVSNTRLAVGLQSGTIIFWDFEQDRKTPVHLSDSPITYLAVSVTGRTVSAFEEGRVCLLDEDHHVVHDWHASWYSRPSDYQSPLQVEDTVTFPNDLSVAYSPDGTFLAFTTLGQSDNIEIYDAGSGLRVREIPAPDGFVFGELAISPKNLLLAAVGVVEKSTYSLKLDTVSKDAYAWDLDRSSDSPTYHLDVTLGISQRPSFNKNEMLAIVDDTFKLSLWDGLRDSPQLIAEIDNVCDPCWSPDGKQILAINRFEGEVKVIDIDHLENASQQDKSEHSVDAPLDPRFLQLVSSPDGTRVAMISGRGSLKVWNINTANGGDLTACLCVDPRPSLSKVYDCVTAEWSPDSRFVAVALPEELIIYQSLPSSSHFEQTHSRGYDQPAHRSQSCLSFSPCGGHLAMGEDLEKPRVTVWDFPSLQVRWVRNVEAEGSEYSFNVQLRIAPGGKHLVLLLWSTLQLMDLDSGAVMWTKKFDNTLQSMALNSVGSMIAVFAFDLLRHDDDDDSDNVDAGGYQVDLFAAEGGRLLEKMVLTKSRPNFPLLYSFMSFAGRDKFVVVNEHLFDVNNANVSSQDGGCDAIIKRACQVSRGYRRGHTGIWIVKDGRGLLHVPSHCDIGVEKNWIFHPHRQVSFDKRTNKPFVIELACDNCIFEDGWDKS from the exons ATGGAGGCGGTTGGGGCGGCCGCCAGCATTGTAGCGCTCGTTGAGATATCCGCGAAGTTGGGTCGGCAATGCGTCGACTACATCAAAAAGGTCCGGGGGTCGAAAGACGAAATCAGAAGACTCGCGACGGAGAACGATGCTCTCGCACAAATCCTCAAACAGATCCAAGATCTACTCAGTGATGATATCAAGTCTGCGAGCGTCAGACATCAGCTGGATTCATCCCAAAAGCTCCACAAGAACCTGACCAGCTGCGGGAAGATGTTGCAAGATTTGACGGCAAAGTTGGACCAAGAGCCGAACGCGAGCCGGTGGAAACGCTATGTAGGGGCTCTCAAATGGCCGCTCTCCAGTACAGAGGTGTCAGAGGCCATTTCGGCGCTGCATCGTTGGCGAGAGATGTTCCAAACAGCATTGTCCATTGACCAAGT CAACATCGCTCGGCGGATAGAAGATGCCCTCGACGTTGCCAACCTTCCTTTTGCAAAGGGCGCGGCTTTTGATGACTACGACAATGAGCTAGAGCCGCGCTGTCACCCAGAGACGAGAATGGATTTGCTTCGTCAGGTTGCCAGCTGGGCCGATACCCCAGAGGGGAAATGCGTTTTCTGGCTGTGCGGTCCTGCCGGGGCCGGAAAGTCCACCATCTCCCAGACGGTTGCACACACCTTTGCAGAGAGAAACCAGCTAGGCGCAAGCTTTTTCTTCAACAAAACCCGAGATGGGCGTAATACGGCGAACCTCTTCGTCACGACAATCGCAAGGCAGCTCGCACGGAGGGTTCCCAAGCTTAAGGATCTCATCTTAGCGGCCATCCAAAAGGACCCTGACCTGCCCGGCAAGGCTCTTCGCACACAGTTCAGCAGTCTAGTGTTGGAGCCTCTGAAAACCTTCGAGCCTGAAGGGCTTCTGGTTCCCACGCTGGTCCTAGTCGTTGACGCTCTGGACGAATGCGAAGCAGAGAACCTCACCGGAGCCGACACCCGATGTGAAAGAAGTCGTATGATTATCAACCTTCTCGCAAGTATGGCCTCCGTAAAAGGCTTCAACATGCGCGTCTTCCTTACCAGCCGGCCGGAAGTCCCGATCCGATTGGGATTCCGCGATGAGATTCCTCGGGATTCGCACCAAAGTTTAGCCCTACACAACATACCCGAATCAATCATCAAGCACGACATCGGGGTTTTCCTGGAAAGCCATCTCGAGCAGATACGATCTTCATATCAAATACCCCAGGAGTGGCCGGGGGAGGACGCTGTAATGCGACTCGTTGAGCTCTCCACGCCTCTGTTCATATATGCGGCCACCATTTGCAAGTTCATCAACGACCCAAGTCGGCGATTCAGCCCTCGAGCGCAGCTAGAGGAATTCATGGAACGCAGCCAAGGTGCAACAGATATCGAGACAACCTACAAGCCAGTCTTGGAACAAATCCTGCGAGGACTAAACGATGCCAGGCAAGAATCCGAACTTGTACAGTTTCGCAGAATTGTCGGGTCTATCATCTTGTTGGCAGACCCGCTTCCCCTTCGATACCTGTCCCAACTTCTTCAAACTGATTCGGATAAGGTTGTCTGCCACCTGAACAACCTGCATTCCGTGCTGAACGTGCCCGAAGACAACGACTCTGATAGCCCCATCAGTCTCTTCCACTTGTCGTTCAGAGAGTATCTGCTAGCCAACCCAGGTGGGAAGAACCGGTTCTGGATCGAAGAACAGTCCAAGCATGGCGAACTGCTGGACTGCTGTCTGGAAGTCATGAGCAACAAACCCGGCAAAGAGTTCTGCTTGAAAAACGACATATGTCAACTGAACGAGCCTGGAGTTTATCGAGAAGATGTCCCATCTGATCACATAAAGCGACACATTCCTCGCCATCTAGAGTACTCATGCATCTATTGGGTCCATCACTTACACAGAAGCCACAAAACCGACCGCACGAAGGACAAGGTGTATGATTTCCTCTCCCAACACTTTGTTCATTGGGTCGAAGCGATGAGCTGGCTCGGCAAGATTGAACAGGTCGTTGAAGAAGTCATGGCGCTTCAAGACCTCTACTCCCTGAACACCGATGCGGCCAGCTTTCTGAGAGACGCCTGGCGGTTCTTGGTCGAGCACAAATACATCATCGACTTGACGCCGTGTCAAGTCTACTCGTCCGCGCTGCTCTATTCCCCCCAGAACTCAGTCATCAGAAAGACGTTTTGGCCCGAGATCCCGGAATGGATTCTCAAAGCCCCTGGAGCGGCGCTAGACTGGAACGCCACCTCACGGCCGATCAAACGGTATCGCCAAGATATTGGCTCAGTGGCTTTCTCGCCGGACGGTGGCATAGTGGCAGCGGCCACCGGAAAAGAGATCGATGTTTTAAGAACAGTATCTGGAACAGTTCTGGAAACACTCAGCGAGTTCGATAGCAGTCCATTGTGTGTGGTCTTTGTTAGCAACACCAGACTTGCTGTCGGTCTTCAGTCAGGTACCATCATCTTTTGGGACTTTGAGCAGGACCGCAAAACGCCCGTACACCTGTCTGACTCTCCAATCACATATCTTGCCGTTTCGGTAACGGGTCGGACGGTCTCTGCGTTCGAAGAAGGCCGCGTTTGTCTGTTGGATGAGGATCATCATGTCGTGCATGACTGGCACGCTTCCTGGTATTCTCGCCCGAGTGATTACCAGTCCCCATTACAGGTTGAGGACACGGTCACTTTTCCCAATGATCTCAGCGTGGCCTACTCGCCCGATGGGACATTTCTTGCTTTCACCACGCTAGGCCAGTCTGACAATATTGAAATATACGATGCTGGGTCTGGACTCCGAGTTCGAGAGATACCGGCACCCGACGGCTTCGTGTTCGGCGAATTGGCAATTTCGCCTAAGAACTTACTGCTGGCAGCCGTAGGCGTGGTCGAAAAATCGACGTACTCATTGAAGTTAGACACGGTTTCGAAAGATGCATACGCATGGGACTTGGATCGATCGAGTGACTCTCCGACGTATCATCTGGACGTGACTTTGGGCATCTCCCAGAGACCAAGCTTCAACAAGAACGAGATGCTGGCAATCGTCGACGATACATTCAAACTGTCTCTTTGGGACGGTCTTCGCGATTCGCCCCAGTTGATAGCTGAAATTGACAACGTCTGCGATCCCTGTTGGTCTCCAGATGGCAAACAAATCCTCGCCATCAACCGCTTCGAAGGCGAGGTAAAAGTCATCGACATAGACCATCTCGAAAACGCTAGCCAACAAGATAAATCAGAGCACAGTGTAGATGCACCGTTAGATCCTCGTTTTCTGCAACTGGTTTCTTCGCCTGATGGCACCCGTGTCGCTATGATTTCTGGACGGGGCAGTCTCAAGGTGTGGAACATCAACACTGCCAACGGGGGAGACCTCACGGCTTGCCTGTGCGTAGATCCGAGGCCATCGTTGAGCAAAGTGTATGATTGCGTCACAGCCGAATGGAGTCCAGACAGCAGGTTCGTGGCTGTCGCGTTGCCCGAGGAGTTGATCATTTACCAGAGCTTGCCATCGTCAAGCCACTTCGAACAAACGCACAGTCGTGGCTACGACCAACCGGCTCACCGTAGCCAAAGTTGCCTATCCTTCTCCCCGTGCGGTGGCCACCTTGCGATGGGCGAAGACTTGGAAAAGCCTCGGGTTACGGTTTGGGATTTCCCTTCACTTCAAGTCCGCTGGGTGCGGAATGTGGAGGCCGAGGGGAGCGAGTACAGCTTCAACGTGCAGCTGAGAATTGCGCCCGGTGGGAAACATTTGGTCTTGCTCCTGTGGTCAACTCTCCAACTCATGGACCTGGACTCGGGCGCAGTCATGTGGACCAAGAAGTTTGATAACACTCTGCAATCCATGGCGCTCAACTCGGTCGGATCGATGATTGCAGTTTTTGCCTTCGACTTGTTACGccacgatgatgacgatgacagCGATAACGTCGATGCCGGAGGTTACCAAGTTGATCTCTTTGCTGCGGAGGGTGGGAGGCTTCTCGAAAAGATGGTACTAACAAAGTCTCGTCCAAATTTTCCCTTACTCTATTCCTTTATGTCATTTGCTGGTCGGGATAAATTCGTCGTGGTTAACGAGCATTTGTTCGACGTGAACAATGCGAACGTCAGTTCCCAAGATGGCGGTTGCGACGCCATAATCAAACGCGCATGTCAAGTCTCACGTGGCTACCGTCGGGGCCACACAGGCATCTGGATAGTAAAAGACGGTCGCGGATTATTGCATGTACCAAGTCATTGCGACATAGGCGTGGAAAAGAACTGGATCTTTCATCCGCATCGGCAAGTAAGCTTCGACAAGAGGACAAATAAGCCGTTCGTCATCGAGCTAGCCTGCGACAACTGCATTTTCGAGGACGGATGGGACAAGAGCTAG
- a CDS encoding Putative aminoglycoside phosphotransferase, protein kinase-like domain superfamily gives MAADPSASWTTVHGFLQYSDAQTASCFRRVRWDRLCSIALSANRGLKCVALDRVASGLNNVVRELECSDQTRWAARVPIERGGPPQAGRIELGTEVATMQFITERSSLPVPRILAYDTDEDNAAAVPFMLIEILPGIVAMDALGGYGEHRGVQMTALSLPKIGTITRSPDGGYKSGPLLGIGSPFDTAAAFFKAWADTVEFKRDKETITRMMQRGPIVAEHMVAIIDGFPRRIKAMASRRSRHNEGPSPLCHGDFLRSNIMVDKASFNVTGVIDWEDAGTVPWELVAFPEFLQAMPPSFDLPQHYSQDGQPLGQDARERWRERREYVEMFKSAERDGGGDDLLSAHLSSDRSQALAYLYGAFTSTGKLGFYDRVMEEMEKGV, from the exons ATGGCCGCAGATCCATCAGCCTCCTGGACAACGGTCCACGGTTTCCTCCAGTACAGTGATGCTCAAACCGCCAGTTGTTTCCGACGTGTCCGGTGGGACCGGCTGTGCTCGATCGCCTTGAGCGCCAACCGTGGCCTGAAATGTGTGGCCCTGGACCGGGTCGCGAGCGGGCTCAACAACGTCGTCCGCGAACTCGAGTGCTCCGACCAGACGCGGTGGGCGGCCCGGGTGCCGATCGAGAGAGGCGGGCCGCCCCAAGCGGGCCGCATCGAGCTCGGTACCGAAGTCGCGACGATGCAGTTCATCACGGAGCGTTCCAGCCTCCCCGTGCCCCGGATTTTGGCATACGACACGGACGAGGACAACGCTGCCGCGGTTCCTTTCATGCTCATCGAGATACTCcccggcatcgtcgccatggacgccctcggcggctaCGGAGAACACCGCGGT GTCCAGATGACGGCGTTGAGCCTCCCCAAAATCGGTACTATTACCCGAAGCCCGGACGGCGGATACAAGTCCGGCCCGTTGCTGGGGATCGGCAGCCCGTTCGACACAGCAGCGGCCTTCTTTAAGGCCTGGGCCGACACCGTTGAGTTTAAGCGGGACAAGGAAACGATAACGCGCATGATGCAGAGGGGCCCTATAGTGGCCGAACACATGGTCGCCATTATCGACGGGTTCCCGCGGCGGATTAAGGCGATGGCCAGCCGGCGCTCTCGCCACAACGAGGGGCCGTCCCCCCTGTGCCACGGCGACTTCCTCCGCAGCAACATCATGGTCGACAAGGCCAGCTTCAACGTGACCGGCGTCATCGACTGGGAGGACGCCGGCACGGTCCCCTGGGAGCTGGTCGCGTTCCCCGAGTTCCTCCAGGCCATGCCCCCCTCGTTCGATCTGCCCCAGCACTACAGCCAGGACGGGCAGCCTCTCGGCCAAGACGCGAGGGAAAGATGGCGCGAGCGGCGGGAGTACGTCGAGATGTTCAAGTCGGCCGAACgggacggcggtggtgatgacCTGCTCTCGGCTCACCTCAGCAGCGACCGAAGTCAGGCTCTGGCCTACTTGTACGGAGCGTTTACCAGCACTGGGAAGCTGGGGTTCTACGACAGAGTaatggaggagatggagaagggaGTCTGA
- a CDS encoding Putative AMP-dependent synthetase/ligase domain, phosphopantetheine binding ACP domain, AMP-binding, translating into MAQPQYGRRLIPQVIDDTARTEPDAEFFSVPRSSDPADGWRPITFKQIANAVNRIARRIIDKRGVPAPGTFPTLTYIGPNDARYMIITVACIKAGYKALLISPRNSFEGQMNLFEQTDCNIICFDAAFKEVVQPLLEERQMDAIMVSSADAWLADDEVPHFPYDKTFDEAKNDPVVVLHTSGSTGLPKPIVARAGMLAVADAFHDLDDFMGSENCVKSIMHGSRLFLPMPLFHAAGCYMSTFATVYWRRPVALGFTDRPLTPQTVIDAVEHAAVDNVILPPAILEEMSHMPEGVAALRSLKRVNFGGGNLSREAGNKLVKEGVTVASVIAFTEAAPLPYFFQKNLDLWQWFIIDSDRLGVDWRPASGEDDDIYEQVLVRKQPDDPLQGIFYTFPDAREYNTKDLYRKHPTLPNHWTYYGRSDNIIVFSNGEKLNPVTIEEIVTGHPRVRGAVVAGAMRFQPLLILEPAEPLTSQEDVDAFIDDVWPLVVKANKETVAHGQIGRAFIGVASPDKPFPRAGKGTIQRPMALKLYKDEIDAWYDKAEDGADSLSVHVDVTSQQTMIDSIERLFQQTLGSRPLSADSDFFSAGIDSMQVINASRLLRKGLEAAGASITADAIATRVIYAHPTPRQLAAYLMDRVNATATANGNDDGENHDIHAMEAQLSKYTRDLPENPVVAGTANKPPPADRGQTVLVTGTTGALGSYLLDFLESDPAVSRVVCLNRSEDSAARQAKMSADRGLASTWTKAEFLCADLSKSTLGLAPEVYDRLLRDADRVIHNAWPVNFNISVETFEPHIRGVRHWVDFSLRAAKNVPVVFISSIGTVDTWAGPGPVPEARLLDLSLPSTGYGRSKLVSSLILDEATRCAGVPTAVVRVGQVAGPVSRDGVWNRQEWLPTIVASSKYLGVLPADLGAMTTVNWTPIEGIARLILEVSGVAQTVALRDVDGYFHGVNPRTVPWADLAAAVKSYYGDDVIRDIVPFEEWVRRLEASAGATDDMDRNPGVKLLDFYQGLAAAAGHGVEFSMERTVKSSRTMREMQAVTPELMQNWCRQWAF; encoded by the exons ATGGCACAGCCCCAGTACGGAAGGCGTCTGATCCCCCAGGTCATCGACGACACCGCGAGGACGGAACCCGACGCCGAGTTCTTCTCCGTCCCGCGCTCCTCCGACCCCGCCGACGGCTGGCGGCCCATCACCTTTAAGCagatcgccaacgccgtcaaccGGATAGCCCGGCGCATCATCGACAAGCGCGGCGTCCCCGCGCCCGGCACCTTCCCGACCCTCACCTACATCGGCCCCAACGATGCGCGCTACATGATCATCACCGTCGCCTGCATCAAGGCCGGGTACAAAGCCCTCCTCATCTCCCCGCGCAACTCCTTCGAGGGTCAGATGAACCTGTTTGAGCAGACCGACTGCAACATCATCTGCTTCGATGCCGCCTTCAAGGAAGTCGTCCAGCCCTTGCTGGAAGAGCGCCAGATGGATGCCATCATGGTCAGCTCCGCCGACGCCTggctggccgacgacgaggtgccGCACTTCCCCTACGACAAGACTTttgacgaggccaagaacgaccccgtcgtcgtcctgcaCACCAGCGGCAGCACCGGCCTGCCGAAGCccatcgtcgcccgcgccggcatgctcgccgtcgccgacgccttccacgacctcgacgacttcATGGGCTCCGAGAACTGCGTCAAATCCATCATGCACGGCTCCCGCCTCTTCCTGCCCATGCCCCTCTtccacgccgccggctgCTACATGTCCACCTTCGCCACCGTCTACTGGCGCCGccccgtcgccctcggcttTACTGACCGGCCCCTGACGCCCCAgaccgtcatcgacgccgtcgagcacgcggccgtcgacaacgtcaTCCTGCCCCCCGCCATCCTCGAGGAGATGAGCCACAtgcccgagggcgtcgccgcaCTGAGGAGTCTCAAGCGCGTCAactttggcggcggcaacctgTCGCGCGAAGCCGGCAACAAGCTGGTCAAGGAGGGCGTCACCGTGGCCAGCGTCATTGCCTTTACCGA GGCCGCACCCCTGCCGTACTTCTTCCAGAAGAACCTTGACCTCTGGCAGTGGTTCATCATCGACTCGGACCGTCTGGGCGTCGACTGGCGCCCGGccagcggcgaggacgacgacatctACGAGCAGGTCCTCGTCCGCAAGCAGCCCGATGACCCCCTCCAGGGCATCTTCTACACCTTCCCCGACGCCCGCGAGTACAACACCAAGGACTTGTACCGCAAGCACCCGACCCTGCCCAACCACTGGACCTACTACGGCCGGTCCGAcaacatcatcgtcttctccaacGGCGAGAAGCTGAACCCCGTCACCATCGAGGAGATCGTCACGGGCCACCCGCGCGTCCggggtgccgtcgtcgccggcgccatgcGCTTCCAGCCCCTCCTGATCCTCGAGCCGGCCGAGCCGCTGACGTCGCAGGAGGACGTTGACGCcttcatcgacgacgtctggcccctcgtcgtcaaggccaacAAAGAGACCGTCGCCCACGGCCAGATCGGCCGCGCCttcatcggcgtcgccagCCCGGACAAGCCCTTCCCGCGCGCCGGCAAGGGCACGATCCAGAGGCCCATGGCCCTGAAGCTCTATAAGGACGAGATCGATGCCTGGTacgacaaggccgaggacggcgccgactcGCTGTCGGTGCACGTCGACGTCACCTCCCAGCAGACCATGATCGACTCCATCGAGCGCCTCTTCCAGCAGACCCTCGGCAGCCGCCCGCTGTCGGCCGACTCGGACTTCTTCAGCGCGGGCATCGACTCCATGCAGGTCATCAACGcctcccgcctcctccgcaaggggctcgaggccgccggcgccagcatcaccgccgacgccatcgccaccaGGGTCATCTACGCCCACCCGACGCCCCGCCAGCTGGCCGCCTACCTCATGGACCGCGTGAatgccaccgccaccgccaacggcaacgacgacggcgagaacCACGACATCCACGCCATGGAGGCCCAGCTGTCCAAGTACACCCGCGACCTGCCCGAGaaccccgtcgtcgccggcaccgccaacaAGCCCCCGCCCGCGGACCGCGGCCAGACCGTGCTCGTCACGGGCACCACCGGCGCCCTGGGCTCCTACctcctcgacttcctcgagtCCGACCCGGCCGTGTCCAGGGTCGTCTGCCTCAACCGCAGCGAGGACAGCGCGGCGCGCCAGGCCAAGATGAGCGCCGACCGCGGCCTCGCGTCCACCTGGACCAAGGCCGAGTTCCTCTGCGCCGACCTGTCCAAGAGCACCCTGGGGCTCGCGCCCGAGGTCTAcgaccgcctcctccgcgacgccgaccGCGTCATCCACAACGCCTGGCCCGTCAACTTCAACATCTCGGTCGAGACGTTCGAGCCGCACATCCGCGGCGTCCGCCACTGGGTCGACTTCtccctgcgcgccgccaagaacgtgcccgtcgtcttcatcagcagcatcggcaccgtcgacACCTGggccggccccggccccgtccCCGAGGCCCGCCTGCTCGACCTCTCCCTCCCGAGCACGGGCTACGGCCGCTCCAAGCTCGTCAGctccctcatcctcgacgaggccaccCGCTGCGCCGGCGTCCCCACTGCTGTCGTCCGCgtcggccaggtcgccgGCCCCGTCTcccgcgacggcgtctgGAACCGCCAGGAGTGGCTGcccaccatcgtcgccagcTCCAAGTacctcggcgtcctcccggccgacctcggcgccatgACAACCGTCAACTGGACCCCTATCGAGGGCATCGCCCGCCTCATCCTCGAGGTCTCGGGCGTCGCCCAGACCGTGGCCCtgcgcgacgtcgacggctaCTTCCACGGCGTCAACCCGCGCACCGTCCCCTGGGccgatctcgccgccgccgtcaagtcctactacggcgacgacgtcatCCGCGACATCGTCCCCTTTGAGGAGTGGgtgcgccgcctcgaggcgagcgccggcgccaccgacGACATGGACCGCAACCCGGGCGTCAAGCTGCTCGACTTCTACCAGGGcctggccgcggccgcggggcACGGCGTGGAGTTCTCGATGGAGAGGACCGTCAAGAGCAGCAGGACCATGAGGGAAATGCAGGCCGTGACCCCCGAGCTGATGCAGAACTGGTGCAGGCAGTGGGCGTTTTAG